In one window of Nicotiana tabacum cultivar K326 chromosome 12, ASM71507v2, whole genome shotgun sequence DNA:
- the LOC107830552 gene encoding protein PSK SIMULATOR 2 isoform X1: MGGVCAGGTAKNRAEIHHEIESTSGSSKKLKPVRSFGKENKDESFSYPDVSNFRGTPNLYDSGELYLSNFRDFKPSTPARTGGNKAASSFLGKASIVGLEKAVEVLDTLGSSMTNLNSGGFMTGTASSGNKVSILAFEVANTITKGANLLQSLSKENVQYLKKEILPSKGVQQLVSTNMTELLAIAAADKREEFDVFSREVIRFGDMCKDQQWHKLGRYFSRLDLDSGAHKQLRAEAELMMQELTILAQHTSELYHEQQALDRFEQDYRRKLEELDSLNLPRKGEGLMMLQCELKHQRKIARSLKKKSLWTKSLEEVVEKLVDIVTYIHQAIVEAFGDNGLTSAGKEPAKKQERLGAAGLALHYANLVTQIDNIASRPTSLPPNMRDGLYNGLPPSVKTALRSRLQAVDPKEELTIPQIKAEMEKTLQWLVPVATDTTKAHQGFGWVGEWANTGSDSGKKNPAQVNPIRLQTLYHADKKKMDYHVLELVTWLHRLISLVRFNGTKAFPTRSPTRKGLVLETETMNPNPKTPKVQISLEDRNLLDKVMKRKCLIPGRSKSQEFLLPKNQRQVWALSRSMGSSPCTDFKHPKGNVLDILDGLDSAF; encoded by the exons ATGGGAGGTGTTTGTGCAGGTGGGACGGCAAAGAATAGAGCTGAAATTCACCATGAGATTGAGAGCACCTCAGGTTCTTCAAAAAAGCTAAAACCAGTCAGGAGTTTTGGAAAGGAGAATAAAGATGAATCCTTTTCATATCCTGATGTGAGTAATTTCCGTGGGACGCCTAATCTCTATGATTCTGGTGAATTGTACTTGTCTAATTTCAGGGACTTTAAGCCATCTACACCTGCTAGAACTGGAGGGAACAAG GCGGCTAGCTCTTTTCTTGGAAAGGCAAGTATAGTCGGTCTAGAGAAAGCAGTAGAAGTATTAGATACACTTGGGAGCAGCATGACAAACTTGAATTCCGGAGGGTTTATGACAGGAACGGCGTCAAGTGGGAATAAAGTATCTATTCTAGCATTCGAGGTAGCGAATACCATCACCAAAGGTGCAAATTTATTGCAATCTCTTTCCAAAGAAAATGTTCAGTATTTAAAGAAGGAAATTCTACCTTCAAAGGGAGTGCAACAGTTGGTCTCTACTAATATGACCGAGCTGCTTGCTATTGCTGCTGCTGACAAAAG GGAGGAATTTGACGTTTTCTCGCGCGAAGTCATTAGGTTTGGAGATATGTGTAAAGACCAACAATGGCACAAGTTAGGTCGATATTTTTCCAG ATTGGACTTGGACTCTGGTGCTCATAAACAACTAAGAGCAGAGGCCGAATTGATGATGCAGGAATTGACCATTCTGGCTCAGCATACTTCT GAATTGTATCATGAGCAGCAGGCACTGGATAGATTTGAGCAGGATTATCGCAGGAAACTTGAGGAATTAGATTCTTTAAATCTACCTCGAAAAG GAGAAGGCCTCATGATGTTACAGTGTGAGTTAAAACATCAAAGAAAAATTGCGAGGAGCTTGAAGAAGAAATCTCTTTGGACTAAGAGTTTGGAGGAG GTTGTGGAGAAGCTTGTTGACATTGTTACTTATATACATCAAGCAATTGTGGAAGCATTTGGGGATAATG GATTGACGTCTGCTGGCAAGGAGCCtgccaaaaaacaagaaagacTGGGAGCAGCTGGTCTCGCTTTACACTATGCTAACTTAGTTACTCAAATCGATAACATT GCCTCACGCCCTACCTCTCTTCCTCCTAACATGAGGGATGGATTATATAATGGATTGCCTCCCTCCGTAAAAACAGCCCTTCGTTCACGTCTGCAGGCGGTTGATCCTAAAGAAGAG CTCACAATTCCTCAGATAAAAGCAGAGATGGAAAAAACTCTCCAGTGGCTTGTCCCAGTAGCTACAGATACTACAAA AGCACATCAAGGCTTTGGATGGGTTGGAGAATGGGCTAATACCGG AAGCGATTCTGGCAAGAAGAACCCGGCACAAGTTAACCCTATTCGATTACAAACACTCTACCATGCAGACAAAAAGAAAATGGACTACCATGTCCTTGAACTAGTGACGTGGCTTCACCGTCTGATCAGTCTGGTACGGTTTAACGGTACCAAAGCTTTCCCCACACGATCACCAACGCGCAAAGGACTTGTTCTGGAGACAGAGACGATGAACCCTAACCCCAAAACACCTAAGGTCCAGATTTCTCTTGAAGATAGAAACTTACTAGATAAGGTTATGAAAAGGAAATGTTTGATTCCCGGAAGAAGCAAAAGCCAGGAATTTTTGTTGCCTAAGAATCAGAGACAGGTGTGGGCGCTAAGTAGAAGCATGGGTAGCTCACCTTGTACTGATTTTAAACATCCAAAGGGTAATGTTTTGGATATATTAGATGGCTTAGATTCAGCATTTTGA
- the LOC107830552 gene encoding protein PSK SIMULATOR 2 isoform X2, whose protein sequence is MGGVCAGGTAKNRAEIHHEIESTSGSSKKLKPVRSFGKENKDESFSYPDVSNFRGTPNLYDSGELYLSNFRDFKPSTPARTGGNKAASSFLGKASIVGLEKAVEVLDTLGSSMTNLNSGGFMTGTASSGNKVSILAFEVANTITKGANLLQSLSKENVQYLKKEILPSKGVQQLVSTNMTELLAIAAADKREEFDVFSREVIRFGDMCKDQQWHKLGRYFSRLDLDSGAHKQLRAEAELMMQELTILAQHTSELYHEQQALDRFEQDYRRKLEELDSLNLPRKGEGLMMLQCELKHQRKIARSLKKKSLWTKSLEEVVEKLVDIVTYIHQAIVEAFGDNGLTSAGKEPAKKQERLGAAGLALHYANLVTQIDNIASRPTSLPPNMRDGLYNGLPPSVKTALRSRLQAVDPKEELTIPQIKAEMEKTLQWLVPVATDTTKAHQGFGWVGEWANTGLVVHNSHSLTEAILARRTRHKLTLFDYKHSTMQTKRKWTTMSLN, encoded by the exons ATGGGAGGTGTTTGTGCAGGTGGGACGGCAAAGAATAGAGCTGAAATTCACCATGAGATTGAGAGCACCTCAGGTTCTTCAAAAAAGCTAAAACCAGTCAGGAGTTTTGGAAAGGAGAATAAAGATGAATCCTTTTCATATCCTGATGTGAGTAATTTCCGTGGGACGCCTAATCTCTATGATTCTGGTGAATTGTACTTGTCTAATTTCAGGGACTTTAAGCCATCTACACCTGCTAGAACTGGAGGGAACAAG GCGGCTAGCTCTTTTCTTGGAAAGGCAAGTATAGTCGGTCTAGAGAAAGCAGTAGAAGTATTAGATACACTTGGGAGCAGCATGACAAACTTGAATTCCGGAGGGTTTATGACAGGAACGGCGTCAAGTGGGAATAAAGTATCTATTCTAGCATTCGAGGTAGCGAATACCATCACCAAAGGTGCAAATTTATTGCAATCTCTTTCCAAAGAAAATGTTCAGTATTTAAAGAAGGAAATTCTACCTTCAAAGGGAGTGCAACAGTTGGTCTCTACTAATATGACCGAGCTGCTTGCTATTGCTGCTGCTGACAAAAG GGAGGAATTTGACGTTTTCTCGCGCGAAGTCATTAGGTTTGGAGATATGTGTAAAGACCAACAATGGCACAAGTTAGGTCGATATTTTTCCAG ATTGGACTTGGACTCTGGTGCTCATAAACAACTAAGAGCAGAGGCCGAATTGATGATGCAGGAATTGACCATTCTGGCTCAGCATACTTCT GAATTGTATCATGAGCAGCAGGCACTGGATAGATTTGAGCAGGATTATCGCAGGAAACTTGAGGAATTAGATTCTTTAAATCTACCTCGAAAAG GAGAAGGCCTCATGATGTTACAGTGTGAGTTAAAACATCAAAGAAAAATTGCGAGGAGCTTGAAGAAGAAATCTCTTTGGACTAAGAGTTTGGAGGAG GTTGTGGAGAAGCTTGTTGACATTGTTACTTATATACATCAAGCAATTGTGGAAGCATTTGGGGATAATG GATTGACGTCTGCTGGCAAGGAGCCtgccaaaaaacaagaaagacTGGGAGCAGCTGGTCTCGCTTTACACTATGCTAACTTAGTTACTCAAATCGATAACATT GCCTCACGCCCTACCTCTCTTCCTCCTAACATGAGGGATGGATTATATAATGGATTGCCTCCCTCCGTAAAAACAGCCCTTCGTTCACGTCTGCAGGCGGTTGATCCTAAAGAAGAG CTCACAATTCCTCAGATAAAAGCAGAGATGGAAAAAACTCTCCAGTGGCTTGTCCCAGTAGCTACAGATACTACAAA AGCACATCAAGGCTTTGGATGGGTTGGAGAATGGGCTAATACCGGGTTAGTAGTCCATAATTCTCACTCGTTAACAG AAGCGATTCTGGCAAGAAGAACCCGGCACAAGTTAACCCTATTCGATTACAAACACTCTACCATGCAGACAAAAAGAAAATGGACTACCATGTCCTTGAACTAG